One part of the Raphanus sativus cultivar WK10039 chromosome 7, ASM80110v3, whole genome shotgun sequence genome encodes these proteins:
- the LOC108830915 gene encoding LOW QUALITY PROTEIN: patellin-3 (The sequence of the model RefSeq protein was modified relative to this genomic sequence to represent the inferred CDS: inserted 1 base in 1 codon): MAEESITTTTTTTTTLAPPENQPPPELTTPEESKPTLAKETESPEKAAETEPAVTTSTPETETAAANPDVSPEEHQPXKVTETETASTEKKELGDETTPSQKEEETTRIPENLGSFKEESSDLSDLSDSEKKSLNELKHLVRDALDNHQFGSVAKPEDAAANEPEEVTIWGVPLLGDDRSDVVLLKFLRARDFKVKDSLTMLKNTVKWRREFKIDELVDEDLVDDLDKVVFMHGHDREGHPVCYNVYGEFQNKELYSKTFSDEEKRKHFLRTRIQFLERGIRKLDFSSGGVSTIFQINDMKNSPGLGKKELRSATKQAVQLLQDNYPEFVFKQAFINVPWWYLVFYTVIGPFMTPRSKSKLVFAGPSRSAETLFKYISPEQVPVQYGGLSVDPCDCNPDFSLDDPASEVIVKPGTKQTVEIIIYEKCEIVWEIRVIGWEVSYKAEFVPEEKDAYTVVVQKPRKMKPADEPVLTQSFKVNELGKVLLTVDNPTSKKKKLVYRFNVKPL, from the exons atggcGGAGGAATcaatcaccaccaccaccaccaccaccaccactctTGCTCCGCCGGAAAATCAACCACCGCCGGAGCTAACAACTCCGGAAGAATCAAAGCCTACTCTGGCAAAAGAGACTGAATCTCCAGAGAAAGCAGCTGAGACTGAACCGGCGGTTACCACCTCCACGCCGGAGACGGAAACCGCGGCGGCGAATCCCGACGTGTCGCCGGAAGAGCATCAGC CGAAGGTGACGGAAACGGAAACGGCGTCGACGGAGAAAAAGGAGCTCGGAGACGAAACGACGCCGTCgcagaaggaagaagagacgACGAGGATCCCGGAGAATCTCGGCTCGTTCAAAGAAGAGAGCAGCGACCTCTCCGATCTATCCGATTCGGAGAAGAAATCTCTCAACGAGCTGAAGCATCTCGTCCGAGACGCTCTCGACAACCACCAGTTCGGTTCGGTCGCGAAACCGGAAGACGCCGCCGCCAACGAACCGGAAGAAGTAACGATCTGGGGAGTCCCGCTCCTCGGAGACGACAGAAGCGACGTCGTTTTGCTGAAGTTCCTGCGAGCTAGGGACTTCAAGGTGAAAGACTCGTTGACCATGCTCAAGAACACGGTCAAGTGGAGGAGGGAGTTCAAGATCGACGAGCTGGTCGATGAAGACCTCGTGGATGATCTTGACAAGGTCGTGTTCATGCATGGACACGACAGGGAAGGCCACCCGGTGTGTTACAATGTCTACGGTGAGTTCCAGAACAAGGAGCTTTACAGCAAGACGTTCTCCGATGAGGAGAAGAGGAAGCATTTCTTGAGGACGAGGATTCAGTTCTTGGAGAGGGGTATAAGGAAGCTAGACTTCAGCTCCGGTGGTGTTTCCACCATTTTTCAGATTAACGATATGAAGAACTCTCCCGGGTTGGGGAAGAAAGAGCTTAGATCCGCCACCAAGCAAGCCGTGCAGTTGCTTCAGGACAACTACCCTGAGTTTGTGTTCAAACAG GCCTTCATCAATGTTCCTTGGTGGTACCTTGTGTTTTACACTGTGATTGGTCCGTTTATGACACCAAGGTCAAAGAGCAAGTTGGTGTTTGCTGGTCCTTCGAGATCAGCCGAAACCCTTttcaa ATACATATCACCAGAACAAGTCCCTGTGCAATACGGAGGATTAAGTGTAGATCCTTGCGACTGCAACCCAGACTTCTCATTGGATGATCCAGCCTCTGAAGTCATTGTTAAGCCCGGAACAAAGCAAACTGTGGAGATCATAATCTATGAG AAATGTGAGATTGTGTGGGAGATAAGGGTGATTGGATGGGAAGTGAGTTACAAGGCAGAGTTTGTGCCAGAAGAGAAAGATGCTTATACGGTGGTGGTTCAGAAACCGAGGAAGATGAAACCAGCTGATGAACCGGTGTTAACCCAAAGCTTCAAAGTGAATGAGCTTGGCAAGGTTTTGCTCACAGTGGACAACCCAACctctaagaagaagaagcttgttTACAGGTTTAATGTCAAACCCCTCTGA
- the LOC108814750 gene encoding protein NRT1/ PTR FAMILY 5.11-like produces MSNTGFAAEELGNTAVRSSSGGWRSARLIICVEMAERFAYYGISTNLITYLTGPLGESTASAAANVNAWSGTVSFLPLLWAFVADAFLGRFRTIIISSSLYVMGLGLLTFSTMIHSQELQVTLFFCSLYLVAVGQGGYKPCIKVFGADQFDGNDIKEAKAKSSFFDWLMFGNCITILTSQLVSSYIQENLSWSLGFGIPSASMLLALFLFLLGTSSYRVITERGGKKNPFARISRVFVEALKNRKQTEVDNLKENLLILAHQDSKEYRFLDRAAVSCDLDEIEEAKAMLRLVPIWMTCLVFAIVYAQSYTFFTKQGATMNRSISPELLVPAASLHGVTSLTIIVFIPLYDHLRVPMGRLFTHNSSGITMLQRIGTGIFLSILAMVVAALVEIKRLQTARDDVTIPMSVWWLVPQYVFIGLSDVFTRIGLQELFYDQVPCELRSLGMALNLSIYGVGNFLSSIMISVIDKVTSHSDQSSWFDNDLNQGHLDYFYWLLACLSSIALAFYLWFAKSYVYNRLNTFQSIVL; encoded by the exons ATGTCTAACACCGGCTTCGCCGCGGAGGAGCTTGGAAATACAGCCGTAAGATCCTCCTCTGGTGGATGGAGATCTGCTAGGCTCATCATCT GTGTAGAGATGGCTGAGCGATTCGCATACTATGGTATATCGACTAACCTGATAACGTACTTGACGGGACCATTAGGAGAGTCAACAGCTTCAGCTGCGGCTAATGTTAACGCTTGGAGTGGAACGGTCTCCTTTCTGCCGCTTCTCTGGGCGTTTGTAGCTGACGCGTTTCTCGGTCGTTTCCGTACTATCATCATCTCATCTTCTCTATATGTCATg GGACTTGGGTTGCTGACGTTTTCAACCATGATTCATTCCCAAGAGCTCCAAGTGACTCTCTTCTTCTGCTCACTTTATCTTGTAGCCGTAGGACAAGGCGGTTACAAACCGTGTATTAAGGTCTTTGGAGCTGATCAATTCGATGGTAATGATATAAAAGAGGCGAAAGCCAAGAGTTCTTTCTTCGACTGGTTAATGTTTGGAAACTGTATTACCATACTGACATCTCAGTTGGTCTCTAGTTACATCCAAGAGAACCTAAGTTGGTCACTAGGGTTTGGTATTCCAAGTGCTTCCATGCTACTTGCTCTATTTCTGTTCCTCCTTGGTACTTCCTCTTACCGTGTTATTACTGAAAGAGGAGGGAAGAAAAACCCTTTTGCTAGAATCAGTCGCGTTTTCGTGGAGGCACTGAAGAACAGAAAGCAAACTGAAGTAGATAACCTGAAAGAGAACCTCCTTATCCTAGCTCACCAAGATTCCAAAGAATACAG ATTCCTTGACAGAGCAGCGGTTTCATGTGATTTAGACGAGATTGAAGAAGCAAAAGCGATGCTTAGGCTTGTTCCCATATGGATGACTTGCTTAGTCTTTGCCATTGTATATGCACAATCCTATACTTTCTTCACAAAGCAAGGAGCCACAATGAACAGGTCAATCTCACCAGAACTCTTAGTCCCCGCAGCTTCACTCCATGGTGTCACAAGCCTAACAATTATCGTGTTCATCCCACTCTATGACCATCTGCGCGTTCCCATGGGTAGATTATTCACTCATAACTCCTCAGGAATCACAATGCTTCAAAGGATTGGCACAGGGATTTTTCTGTCCATTCTTGCTATGGTAGTAGCCGCCTTGGTCGAGATCAAAAGGCTCCAAACCGCTCGAGATGATGTCACCATACCCATGAGCGTGTGGTGGTTGGTTCCACAGTACGTTTTCATTGGACTCTCGGACGTGTTCACAAGGATTGGTTTGCAAGAGCTCTTCTATGACCAAGTTCCTTGCGAGCTTAGGAGCCTTGGCATGGCCTTGAACCTAAGCATTTACGGTGTCGGCAACTTTCTAAGCAGCATTATGATATCAGTCATTGATAAGGTCACGAGCCATTCTGATCAAAGTAGCTGGTTCGATAATGACTTGAACCAGGGTCACCTAGATTACTTTTACTGGCTACTCGCTTGTCTCAGCTCAATTGCTTTAGCCTTCTACTTGTGGTTCGCCAAGTCGTATGTCTACAACAGACTTAACACCTTCCAAAGCATTGTCCTCTGA
- the LOC108814552 gene encoding patellin-1: MAQEEAQKSADVVVSTEKPMTDKEVTVPVSVLEKEVTPTVASEEKVAPETEKSVAVKEEETVVAEKVIVPSPEELEKKALAEFKELVREALNKREFTSPAPVKEEKPEAVKLEDKTDAVAPTETKSEEKLEAPEEKEAVSDTVATKKDSGAEEDGTKTVEAIKESIVSVTPPESAEAEPVEPEQVSIYGVPLLQDERSDVILLKFLRARDFKVKEALMMLKNTVQWRKENKIDELVETNEASDEASEFEKMVFAHGVDKEGHVVIYSSYGEFQNKELFSDKEELNKFLNWRIRLQEKCVRALDFSSPDAKSSFVFVSDFRNAPGLGKRALWQFIRRAVKQFEDNYPEFSTRELFINVPWWYIPYYKTFGSIITSPRTRSKMVLAGPSKSADTIFKYISPEQVPVKYGGLSKDIPITTEDAVTEAIVKPAAKYTIDLPASDACMFSWELRVLGADVSYGAQFEPTTEGSYAVIVSKNRRIELTDEPVITDSFKVGEPGKIVITIDNQTSKKKKVLYRFKTQQISAF, translated from the exons ATGGCTCAAGAAGAGGCACAGAAATCAGCAGATGTTGTTGTCTCAACAGAGAAACCAATGACCGATAAGGAGGTGACTGTTCCTGTTTCGGTGCTAGAGAAGGAGGTTACTCCAACGGTTGCTTCAGAGGAGAAGGTGGCCCCGGAGACGGAGAAATCCGTGGCGGTGAAGGAAGAAGAGACCGTTGTAGCTGAGAAGGTGATTGTTCCATCCCCTGAAGAACTTGAGAAGAAGGCACTTGCTGAGTTTAAAGAGCTCGTGAGAGAGGCTTTGAACAAACGGGAATTCACTTCTCCGGCGCCAGTGAAGGAAGAGAAACCAGAAGCCGTTAAGTTGGAGGACAAAACTGATGCGGTGGCTCCCACGGAGACCAAATCAGAGGAGAAACTTGAGGCACCCGAAGAGAAAGAAGCAGTGTCAGACACCGTGGCCACCAAGAAAGACTCTGGTGCTGAAGAAGATGGAACCAAGACCGTGGAAGCAATCAAAGAATCGATAGTCTCAGTCACTCCTCCTGAATCCGCCGAGGCAGAGCCTGTGGAGCCGGAACAAGTCTCGATCTACGGAGTTCCTCTTCTCCAAGACGAGAGATCCGACGTGATCCTCCTAAAGTTCCTCCGAGCCAGAGACTTCAAGGTCAAAGAAGCATTGATGATGCTGAAAAACACCGTCCAGTGGCGCAAGGAAAACAAAATCGACGAGCTCGTAGAAACCAACGAAGCCTCTGATGAAGCGAGCGAGTTCGAGAAGATGGTTTTTGCTCACGGTGTGGACAAAGAAGGTCACGTCGTGATCTACAGCTCCTACGGTGAGTTCCAGAACAAGGAGCTTTTCTCGGACAAGGAGGAGCTTAACAAATTCCTCAACTGGAGGATTCGGCTACAAGAGAAGTGTGTGAGAGCTCTTGATTTCAGCAGCCCTGATGCCAAATCTTCGTTTGTGTTCGTGAGCGACTTCAGGAACGCTCCTGGACTCGGCAAGAGAGCGTTGTGGCAATTCATCAGGCGTGCCGTCAAGCAATTTGAGGACAATTATCCCGAGTTCTCCACTAGAGAG ctGTTCATCAATGTTCCATGGTGGTACATTCCTTACTACAAAACATTCGGATCTATCATCACATCACCAAGGACTAGGAGCAAGATGGTCCTCGCTGGTCCATCTAAATCTGCCGATACAATTTTCAA ATACATTTCTCCTGAGCAAGTCCCGGTTAAATATGGTGGACTTAGCAAAGATATTCCTATAACCACTGAAGATGCTGTAACTGAAGCTATAGTCAAACCAGCAGCCAAATATACCATAGATTTGCCTGCTTCTGAT GCTTGCATGTTTTCATGGGAACTAAGGGTATTGGGTGCAGATGTTAGCTATGGGGCTCAGTTTGAGCCGACCACAGAAGGAAGTTACGCTGTGATAGTCTCTAAGAACCGGAGGATTGAGTTAACCGATGAACCGGTGATAACCGATTCTTTTAAGGTGGGTGAACCGGGAAAGATTGTGATCACAATCGATAACCAGActtccaagaagaagaaagtgctCTACAGGTTCAAAACTCAACAAATATCTGCTTTTTGA
- the LOC108829571 gene encoding protein NRT1/ PTR FAMILY 5.11-like encodes MAITTDASSAELGNAAVRFSPGGWRSARLIICVEMAERFAFFAIASNLITYLTGPMGETTVVAAANVNVWTGTLSFLPLLWAFVADGCLGRYQTIIISSSLYILGLGLLSFSAMILSHSPNQLQVTLFYVSLYLIAIGQGGFKPCIKVFGADQFDENDVNESKAKSSYFNWFMFGSCVSITTTLFVSTYIQENLSWSLGFGIQCASMLLSLFLFLLGTKTYRFSTARGGKSNPFARIGRVFIEALKNRREDHLGVDDTNASLPLLPQQGSVQYKFLDRAAISCALADIEETKAVLRLVPIWMSCLVYAIVSAQPSTFFIKQGATMDRLISPGYVVPSATFESFISLSVVIFIPIYDRLLVPITRSFTQIPSGITMLQRIGIGLFLSVVDVVVAALVETKRLQAARDDLALPISVWWLVPQYVIYGVADVFTMTGLQEFFYDQVPSELRSVGMAMNLSIFGAGNFLSSFMISVIDRVTSQSGQTSWLDNDLDKAHLDYFYWLLACLSFIGLALYLWFAKSYVYNRPSIQN; translated from the exons ATGGCTATTACAACCGACGCGTCCTCGGCTGAGCTCGGAAACGCAGCCGTTAGATTCTCCCCTGGTGGATGGAGATCGGCCAGGCTCATCATCT GTGTAGAAATGGCGGAGCGGTTCGCGTTTTTCGCGATAGCGTCCAACCTGATAACGTACTTGACAGGACCAATGGGTGAGACAACAGTTGTAGCAGCGGCGAATGTGAACGTTTGGACTGGAACTTTATCGTTTCTGCCGCTTCTTTGGGCGTTTGTAGCTGACGGGTGTCTTGGTCGTTACCAAACGATCATCATATCATCTTCTCTCTACATCTTG ggACTTGGGTTGCTGTCTTTTTCAGCCATGATTCTGTCTCACTCTCCGAACCAACTCCAAGTGACTCTCTTCTACGTGTCTCTGTATCTTATAGCCATAGGACAAGGCGGGTTCAAACCGTGTATTAAGGTTTTTGGAGCTGATCAATTCGATGAAAATGATGTAAACGAGAGCAAAGCCAAGAGTTCTTACTTCAACTGGTTCATGTTTGGAAGCTGTGTTAGCATAACAACAACTCTTTTTGTCTCTACCTACATCCAGGAGAATCTAAGTTGGTCCTTAGGGTTCGGTATTCAATGTGCGTCCATGCTgctttctctgtttctcttccTCCTTGGAACTAAGACTTACCGGTTTAGCACGGCAAGAGGAGGAAAGAGCAACCCCTTTGCTAGAATTGGACGTGTTTTCATTGAGGCACTAAAGAACAGAAGAGAAGACCATTTAGGTGTAGATGATACAAACGCGAGCCTCCCTCTCCTCCCTCAACAGGGTTCCGTGCAATACAA ATTCCTAGACAGAGCGGCGATTTCGTGTGCCTTAGCTGACATTGAAGAAACAAAAGCAGTGCTTCGGCTTGTTCCCATATGGATGAGTTGTTTGGTCTACGCCATTGTAAGTGCACAACCTTCTACTTTCTTTATAAAGCAAGGAGCTACAATGGACAGATTAATCTCACCAGGATACGTAGTCCCTTCAGCTACATTCGAAAGTTTCATAAGCCTATCGGTTGTTATCTTCATCCCAATCTACGACCGTCTACTTGTCCCTATCACAAGATCCTTCACGCAGATACCATCAGGAATCACCATGCTTCAAAGGATTGGCATAGGGCTTTTCCTCTCCGTTGTTGATGTGGTAGTAGCCGCCTTGGTCGAGACCAAAAGGCTACAAGCCGCTAGGGATGACCTTGCTTTACCGATTAGCGTGTGGTGGTTGGTTCCGCAGTACGTTATATATGGAGTAGCAGACGTGTTCACAATGACGGGGTTGCAAGAGTTTTTCTACGATCAAGTCCCTAGTGAGCTTAGAAGCGTTGGTATGGCTATGAACCTAAGCATATTTGGGGCTGGAAACTTCTTAAGCAGCTTTATGATATCCGTCATAGATAGAGTCACCAGCCAGTCTGGTCAAACGAGCTGGTTAGATAATGACCTGGACAAAGCTCATCTAGATTATTTCTACTGGCTACTTGCTTGTCTTAGTTTTATTGGTTTAGCTTTGTACTTGTGGTTCGCCAAGTCATATGTCTACAACAGACCCAgcatacaaaactaa
- the LOC130497481 gene encoding protein NRT1/ PTR FAMILY 5.12-like encodes MSISEASDEAGTTLLNGIVDGSVDFRGKPSVRSTSGGWRSSGFIIGAEVAEKFAYLGIASNLITYFTGPLQMSTASAASNVNLWLGTAAFLPLIWGSIADSFLGRYRTILLTSSLYIFGLGLLTFSATIPSLCKDQETLVSCVSQLKVTIFFSALYLIAIGEGGFKVCIRAFGADQFDEQDPKESKAKSVYFNWSYFARSAGILTTRLISNYVQENLSWALGFGIPCLSMMLSLFLFLLGTNTYRFSTGGEGRKHTNPFVRIGRVFVAAAKNRQQTSSETFLLVPTESSKTFRFLDRAAITCDSREVEEAKAVLSLVPIWMCCLVFGIVYAQSPTFFTKQGSTMDRSISSSLLVPAATLQCFINLSILVFIPVYDRLFVPMARSITHRPAGITTLQRISTGIFLSVPSLVIAALVEMKRLKTAQDHGLVDSPEATVPMSVCWLIPQYVLYGVSDVFTMVGLQEFFYGQVPVELRSLGLSLYLSVVGIGNFLSSFMVAVIEKATSQSGQVSWFANNLNQAHLDYFYWLLACLSSVAFVSFVCFAKSYIYRNPK; translated from the exons ATGTCCATCTCCGAGGCTTCTGACGAGGCCGGAACTACACTTTTAAACGGTATAGTTGATGGCTCTGTCGATTTCCGAGGAAAGCCATCCGTTAGATCCACCTCAGGTGGATGGAGATCATCTGGCTTCATCATCG GTGCTGAAGTAGCGGAGAAGTTCGCCTACTTGGGGATAGCGTCAAACCTGATAACTTACTTCACGGGGCCGTTACAGATGTCAACGGCATCTGCTGCGTCAAACGTGAACCTCTGGCTAGGAACGGCAGCGTTTTTGCCTTTGATATGGGGTTCTATCGCTGACTCGTTTCTTGGCCGTTATCGTACCATTCTCTTAACCTCCTCTCTCTATATTTTC GGACTTGGGTTGCTTACGTTTTCAGCGACGATTCCTTCTCTCTGTAAAGATCAAGAAACACTCGTCTCGTGCGTTTCTCAGCTCAAAGTAACTATCTTTTTCTCGGCTCTCTATCTAATAGCGATAGGCGAAGGTGGCTTCAAGGTATGTATCAGAGCTTTTGGAGCTGATCAGTTTGATGAACAAGATCCAAAAGAATCCAAAGCCAAGAGTGTGTACTTTAACTGGTCGTATTTCGCGAGATCAGCTGGTATATTGACAACTCGTTTGATCTCTAACTATGTCCAAGAGAATCTGAGTTGGGCGTTAGGGTTTGGGATTCCATGTCTTTCCATGATGCTTTCTCTGTTCTTGTTTTTACTTGGAACCAACACTTACCGCTTCAGCACCGGAGGAGAAGGACGAAAGCATACTAACCCTTTCGTTAGAATCGGTCGTGTTTTCGTCGCTGCAGCTAAGAACCGACAACAAACTTCTTCGGAAACGTTCCTTCTTGTTCCTACAGAAAGTTCAAAGACATTCAG ATTTCTGGACAGAGCGGCGATTACTTGTGATTCACGTGAAGTtgaggaagcaaaagctgtgTTGAGTCTTGTTCCAATTTGGATGTGTTGTCTAGTTTTCGGCATTGTGTATGCTCAGTCTCCTACTTTCTTCACAAAGCAAGGATCAACAATGGACAGATCAATCTCATCATCACTATTAGTCCCAGCAGCAACACTCCAATGTTTCATAAACCTATCAATCCTCGTCTTCATCCCAGTATACGACCGTTTATTCGTCCCAATGGCAAGATCAATAACTCATAGACCAGCAGGAATCACAACGCTTCAGAGAATTTCCACGGGCATTTTCCTCTCAGTTCCTTCATTGGTAATAGCTGCTTTGGTGGAGATGAAAAGACTCAAGACCGCTCAAGATCACGGGCTAGTTGATTCGCCTGAAGCCACGGTTCCAATGAGTGTTTGTTGGTTGATTCCACAATACGTTCTCTATGGAGTCTCTGACGTTTTCACTATGGTTGGTTTACAAGAATTCTTCTATGGACAAGTACCCGTCGAGCTTAGGAGCTTGGGACTATCTTTGTACCTTAGTGTAGTTGGCATAGGCAACTTCTTGAGTAGCTTTATGGTAGCCGTCATCGAGAAAGCCACAAGTCAGTCCGGTCAAGTGAGTTGGTTTGCTAACAACCTGAACCAAGCACATCTTGATTACTTCTATTGGCTACTTGCTTGTCTCAGCTCTGTGGCCTTCGTTTCCTTTGTCTGTTTTGCCAAGTCGTATATATACAGGAATCCAAAGTAA